A window from Schistosoma haematobium chromosome 3, whole genome shotgun sequence encodes these proteins:
- the GLI3_1 gene encoding Transcriptional activator gli3 (EggNog:ENOG410V98N~COG:K): protein MTGSDSSMCDLEVKSSLSLTSHLHEYQRNSFFHINTTTITTNATTTINNHINTTPINNYQQQNDTMYDNNNDSDVKIKSSMNDCISDNKINDTHSTTVVHEKNENPRRSIPLTNASSLEGGNNNFQTMPGNTIPFLPISATHDGRYEWPPSMRHSSANNDRFIQGINTNTDTRQEDFRNQLISNNSNNYDFKSALPTNNMVDDEINQTNHHNLPPFANEKLLDSVRSKNVNNTYSSNKVECSSPDANMVAAVAFNAVRRWFTNSSTLTNSDNTMKSVWNENMRTGNSGTNSIGFMHQSNILHYASLNSRLQHPLPPPPLVLNSNVGNTTTQNSTYNNYGMFMHRGHHSSGYVPNHTAPMLRGGKKRSHSQSSVNELFDISSLTRSSQGSLNIMQSIRGSHSMGPSAEGSYGHLSAASLGASPGASCDIRRTLSSNGNSSHTAPPAPFSERSPFWSPNSPHSTGSGFDNYQTSSHKSLPLPSTSQTCQQHSGYTSTSGSSGNRSTGCLNRAPFGHLAVLSSSNSLNKQLQQQSDPNSLFNCSIDVPKKPTTNSPNMILPSCRTLGLSTNSVTASSSEITKNCTDSVLQSAMAFAAVAVAAAAASSTTSSITERENSSLLNKHVLENTFHRECRNHSFHQHPSSECESCSSTLTIGNNNNKVNESINSMYNNLVPSCFMKPTSSVTNKSSATTTDNDKSSTNNLPTDNRNISLNKLQCYNNDTNANDTCMDATNNENIQQGVLRKTIPSTPSHFQLSSNYSSTIYNQLTHNNLSNKSTTALNNDNDVNNCSNMPSSFTNPLHWPFESIPTPDWSHTWLNHNNNNTNNTIRCQNNSNETIRRNGRVKIGQIDLNSTVLSKSEMSKLLMNENTNNNHHHLFGKSNNLLCPTLTKDLLKQHCALNNSNNNSLSNQQSSQRKQIDGTLNQMRSIKNFSRTCRTTPVLETITPGITTSITETSVVASSLSTTAATSTTTGVFKQKTIEHSHKWQNQNVFNSRKNSTRDSSNNNINSGVGHCSVDEPDVDEDEELDDDGRVPQEGDPDFVETTCRWGDCTLQFDDQDELVKHLSTEHIAGNKKSFVCLWRECVRGTRPFKAQYMLVVHMRRHTGEKPHKCIFEGCTKRYSRLENLKTHLRSHTGEKPYQCEIPGCNKAFSNASDRAKHQNRTHSNEKPYTCKVDGCSKRYTDPSSLRKHVKTVHGAEVYANKKHKGESWSDRPCGGSGFGGGHLFGNSNPGNNNNSYPSQDKRSNGSMPGTRGRFGPRGMNDNGNIFHRGTFIDREQRPSSSSNPRDGCLACLTNPVHTTSIHPVDINSESIITEYPNQDLSKLKRSSIEEFGRNTSHNMNWYLPETDNQNVHSSVLMMTSSPAVYNTRNDYFPSLKCEHSIYPNYFNFARNMFHTEDTNQNDHNNNNNNLALSWTSPTTPSPCDNLHLNQKVSPSITLQSLSTISNPIQSLSLSIDNSNNLTSMKQKNLITTINESVTMISNENPNQSIPVCTYGTSDDLVKDFKKSLKTEDNNLIWNWKYSQPSTDEINKDHYNKKHSILQFDNQDIKKPLPEYLSTSLESQSNTQFTLNLNDQTMNQLNRSMNNDHFNEISTSFNETYRENNLQFNFPLKWKIEDTLAYSKNLDNSSQINNNSNNNELNEETSPQSNQNECISNIPLNNPYMEDVTEQKSQLCLIECSTRLRSIQDICSPNDIWDSESAAASSGIGSGVTTTTASDNSNPTAQNHHHQQQQPKHSHQHQNRTKSINSDNNYSNQDNVSTMDNHEAFVNNENIKSDLGSNDRSSLFGTPRTDSNSTGCSYERTFNPQITHKNDNLLHSSCTCIQKQQKRDNSQSTCCYHTNYHDQLVDGNISSQLDSEQLSATNSQVSSGVGSMTSSNAGSGCNCTGTGLNNTNINVLENASSNASSNICVNTLPRFAQGDNSSKLTNDYPNNSQVFNEDDNNISIMWRKYYKSYGYCSPCNNQSETFYPEIFNSETECYSTTPATVLNGFSSTVFPVPPSISTYQYHHNPHLHHNHHHQQQCHSQNNLDLVMSSSNHNNDEMHFSPHSYVHSSSSNSSPFNSNRPHSVETFSHNNITNNRLFEHRRYTHTSLSTRNNSHVNEMNNTINQTNPKHPYNICLSSINNNNQYDMNSNMILKRHSITDDRCHVNGTWSTNANNGNDNHHYWSHPYYTNQQSIGNQIPNWLNKSVLTSSSSSTLTSTSLTEAMRTHNSSNSLCVTSRFNDSINYYQEYPNCCQPTINSFQINQSSLSSIMSTKTSAKQHSKLSWTTDDNYSEYLNSNHSQNSYIQSNRLININHSSNKDNLIEIDHNNRTNIQGNCNSELNCCYTNFQNSTTQLENINHINTNPLLISLTSSQSFLMNSFNTTSITTTTTSEQTPYSSYHLTSTSNRVHQINQRGVEQINKMNNLHSSTIASVTASATTTTTTSTVSSYQNLKEREVYNFPVPNSLHTYINPFHSSSSLYSSFLQSVFEEPTYTSSLSSSSSSTSSSPSPSLLLSSSSSTHLGHFNQLFVNADPISNNLVVCNMSTMDTDCTPFDSSN from the exons GCCACCATTTGCAAATGAAAAATTGTTGGATTCTGTACGATCTAAAAATGTTAACAACACTTATAGTAGTAACAAAGTGGAATGTTCTTCTCCAGATGCTAATATGGTTGCAGCCGTTGCATTCAATGCTGTCCGTAGATGGTTTACTAATTCATCAACATTAACTAATTCAGATAATACAATGAAATCAGTATGGAACGAAAACATGAGAACAGGAAATTCTGGTACAAATTCAATTGGTTTCATGCATCAATCGAATATATTACATTATGCATCATTAAATTCTCGTTTACAACATCCACTGCCACCCCCACCATTAGTTTTGAACTCAAATGTCGGTAATACAACCACACAAAATTCAACATATAATAATTATGGAATGTTTATGCATCGTGGACATCATAGTAGTGGATATGTCCCAAATCATACAGCTCCAATGTTACGTGGAGGTAAGAAACGGTCTCATTCCCAATCAtctgtaaatgaattatttgatatATCAAGTTTAACAAGAAGTTCTCAAGGTTCATTGAATATCATGCAATCTATACGTGGTTCACATAGTATGGGACCAAGTGCTGAAGGTTCATATGGTCATTTATCTGCTG CTTCACTTGGTGCAAGTCCTGGCGCTTCATGTGATATTCGTCGTACACTAAGCAGTAATGGCAACTCTTCACATACTGCTCCACCGGCTCCATTTAGTGAGAGATCACCATTTTGGTCACCTAATTCGCCACATTCAACAGGTAGTGGGTTTGATAATTATCAAACGTCTTCACATAAATCTTTACCGTTACCGTCAACTTCACAAACATGTCAACAACATTCCGGATATACATCTACAAGTGGTAGTAGTGGTAATCGTTCAACTGGTTGTTTAAATCGTGCACCTTTTGGACATCTTGCGGTTTTATCCTCatcaaattcattaaataaacaattgcaACAACAATCGGATCCTAATTCTCTGTTCAATTGTTCAATAGATGTTCCGAAGAAACCGACAACTAATTCTCCTAATATGATATTACCATCATGTAGAACATTAGGATTATCTACCAACAGTGTTACAGCATCTTCATCAGAAATAACAAAAAATTGTACTGATAGTGTTTTACAGTCAGCAATGGCCTTCGCTGCAGTTGCAGTCGCAGCTGCGGCAGCCTCTTCTACAACCTCTAGCATAACAGAGAGAGAAAATTcatctttattgaataaacatgTATTGGAGAATACTTTTCATCGTGAATGTAGAAATCATAGCTTCCATCAGCATCCATCAAGTGAATGTGAGTCCTGTTCATCGACACTTACTATTggcaataacaataataaagtaaatgaatcaatcaattcTATGTATAATAATCTAGTTCCTTCATGCTTTATGAAACCAACTTCCTCTGTTACCAATAAAAGTTCTGCTACTACTACTGACAATGATAAGAGTAGTACTAATAATCTCCCAACAGACAATCGAAATATATCTTTAAATAAGTTACAGTGTTATAATAACGATACCAATGCTAATGATACTTGTATGGATGCaactaataatgaaaatatccaACAAGGAGTATTGAGAAAAACCATACCCTCTACTCCTTCACATTTTCAGTTATCTTCTAATTATTCTTCTACAATTTACAATCAGTTAACGCATAACAATTTAAGTAATAAATCTACTACTGCTTTGAATAATGATAACGACGTCAATAATTGTAGTAATATGCCTTCATCATTTACAAATCCTTTACATTGGCCATTTGAGTCAATACCTACACCTGACTGGTCACATACATGGCttaatcataataacaataatactaataatactatAAGATGTcaaaacaattcaaatgaaaCAATTCGAAGAAATGGACGAGTGAAAATTGGACAAATCGATTTAAATTCAACGGTATTATCCAAAAGTGAAATGTCCAAAttattaatgaatgaaaatactaataataatcatcatcatttatttgGTAAAAGTAATAATCTTTTATGTCCAACATTAACAAAAGACTTATTAAAACAACATTGTGCATTAAATAACTCTAATAACAATAGTTTATCAAATCAACAATCTTCTCAAAGAAAACAAATTGATGGTACATTGAATCAAATGCGTAGTATTAAAAATTTTAGTCGTACTTGTCGTACAACACCAGTATTAGAGACAATAACTCCAGGAATAACCACATCGATAACAGAGACATCAGTAGTTgcatcatcattatcaacaaCAGCTGCAACATCAACTACTACAGgagtatttaaacaaaaaacaattgAACATTCACATAAATGGCAAAATCAAAATGTATTTAATAGTCGTAAGAATTCAACACGTGATTctagtaacaataatattaatagtggAGTTGGACATTGTTCAGTTGATGAACCAGATgtagatgaagatgaagaactAGATGATGATGGACGTGTACCACAAGAAGGTGATCCAGATTTTGTTGAAACAACATGTCGATGGGGTGATTGTACATTACAGTTTGATGATCAAGATGAATTAGTAAAA cATCTTAGTACTGAGCATATTGCAGGAAATAAAAAAAGTTTCGTTTGTTTATGGCGAGAATGTGTTCGTGGAACTAGACCATTCAAGGCTCAATATATGCTTGTTGTACATATGCGTAGACATACAGGCGAAAAACCACATAAATGCATA TTTGAAGGTTGTACAAAGCGTTATTCTCGTTTGGAAAATTTAAAAACTCATCTTCGATCACATACTGGAGAAAAACCTTATCAATGTGAAATTCCCGGTTGTAATAAAGCATTTAGTAATGCATCAGACAGAGCTAAACATCAGAATAGAACGCATAGTAATGAAAAACCTTATACATGTAAAGTTGATGGTTGTTCAAAACGATACACAGATCCAAGTTCTCTACGAAAACATGTGAAAACTGTTCATGGTGCTGAA GTTTATGCAAATAAAAAGCATAAAGGTGAAAGTTGGAGTGATCGACCTTGTGGTGGATCTGGATTCGGTGGGGGACATCTATTTGGCAATAGTAATCCaggtaataataacaatagttatCCTTCTCAAGATAAACGATCCAATGGTTCAATGCCTGGTACACGTGGAAGATTTGGTCCTCGCGGAATGAATGATAACGGCAACATATTTCATCGTGGAACCTTTATAGATCGAGAGCAACGCCCATCTTCATCGTCAAATCCAAGAGATGGTTGTTTAGCTTGTCTTACTAATCCAGTTCATACAACTTCAATACATCCTGTAGATATCAATAGCGAAAGCATTATCACAGAATATCCTAATCAAGATTTATCGAAGTTGAAAAGATCCAGTATAGAAGAGTTTGGTAGAAATACTTCACATAATATGAATTGGTATTTACCTGAAACTGATAATCAAAATGTACACTCTAGTGTTTTAATGATGACATCATCACCAGCAGTATACAATACAAGAAATGATTATTTCCCTAGTTTGAAATGTGAACATTCCATTTAtccaaattattttaattttgcgCGAAATATGTTTCATACTGAAGACACAAATCaaaatgatcataataataacaataataatttggCTTTATCTTGGACATCACCGACAACACCATCACCATGTGATAACTTACATTTAAATCAAAAAGTTAGTCCATCTATTACATTACAATCTTTATCGACCATATCAAATCCTattcaatcattatcattatcaatagaCAATTCAAATAACTTAACAAGTATGAAACAGAAAAATCTTATCACAACTATTAACGAATCAGTGACTATGATAAGTAATGAAAATCCTAATCAATCCATACCAGTATGTACTTATGGAACATCAGATGATTTGGTAAAAGATTtcaaaaaatcattaaaaactgaagataataatttaatatggAATTGGAAATATTCACAACCGTCAactgatgaaataaataaagatcATTATAATAAAAAGCATTCCATTTTACAATTTGATAACCAAGATATAAAAAAG CCATTACCTGAATATTTATCAACATCATTAGAATCTCAATCAAATACACAATTTACATTAAATCTAAATGATCAAacaatgaatcaattaaatagATCAATGAATAATGATCATTTCAATGAGATCTCAACTAGTTTTAATGAAACATATcgtgaaaataatttacaatttaaTTTCCCTTTAAAATGGAAAATTGAAGATACATTAGCTTACTCAAAAAATTTGGATAATAGTAGTCAGataaacaataatagtaataataatgaattaaatgaagAAACTTCTCCTCaatcaaatcaaaatgaatgtatttcaaatataccaTTAAATAATCCTTATATGGAAGATGTGACAGAGCAGAAATCTCAATTATGTTTAATAGAATGTTCAACTCGATTAAGATCAATACAAGATATTTGTTCACCGAATG ATATTTGGGATTCAGAGAGTGCGGCTGCATCATCCGGTATTGGGTCAGGTGTAACAACTACCACAGCGTCAGATAACAGTAATCCCACCGCCCAGAATCATCATCACCAACAACAGCAACCGAAACACTCTCATCAACATCAAAACCGAACAAAGTCCATAAATTCAGACAATAACTATTCAAATCAAGATAATGTTAGTACTATGGATAATCATGAAGCATttgttaataatgaaaatattaaaagtgACCTTGGCTCTAATGATCGATCCTCTTTATTTGGAACACCAAGAACAGATTCAAATTCTACTGGTTGTTCATATGAAAGAACATTTAATCCACAAATAACTCATAAGaatgataatttattacatTCTTCATGTACTTGTATACAAAAGCAACAAAAAAGAGACAATTCACAATCTACTTGTTGTTATCATACAAATTATCATGATCAATTGGTAGATGGGAATATATCCTCTCAATTAGATTCAGAACAACTTAGTGCAACAAATTCTCAAGTAAGCAGTGGAGTTGGTTCAATGACTTCATCAAACGCTGGTAGTGGTTGTAATTGTACCGGTACAGGATTAAACAATACAAATATAAATGTTTTAGAGAATGCCAGTAGTAATGCTAGTAGCAATATCTGTGTTAATACATTACCTAGATTTGCTCAAGGTGACAATTCATCCaaattaactaatgattatCCAAATAACTCACAAGTATTCAATGAAGATGATAATAACATATCAATAATGTGGAGAAAGTATTATAAATCATATGGTTATTGTTCACCGTGTAACAACCAAAGTGAAACGTTTTATCCTGAAATATTCAATTCCGAGACGGAGTGTTATTCAACTACACCGGCAACTGTATTAAATGGTTTCTCTTCTACTGTTTTCCCTGTTCCACCTTCCATTTCAACATATCAATACCACCATAATCCTCATcttcatcataatcatcatcatcagcagcaaTGTCATTCACAAAATAACCTTGACTTAGTTATGTCAAGTtcaaatcataataatgatgaaatgcACTTTTCTCCTCACAGTTATGTTCATTCAAGTTCATCTAATTCATCACCATTCAATTCAAATCGTCCACATTCTGTTGAAACATTTTCGCATAATAATATAACGAACAATCGTTTATTTGAACATAGACGATATACACATACTTCATTATCTACTAGGAATAACAGTCatgttaatgaaatgaataatactATAAATCAAACTAATCCAAAGCATCCATACAATATATGTCTTTCttctataaataataataatcaatatgatATGAATAGTAATATGATTTTGAAGAGACATTCTATTACTGATGATCGATGTCATGTAAATGGAACATGGTCTACTAATGCAaataatggtaatgataatcatcattattGGTCACATCCATATTATACTAATCAACAGTCTATAGGAAATCAAATTCCTAATTGGTTAAATAAATCTgtattaacatcatcatcatcgtcaacACTGACATCGACATCATTAACAGAAGCTATGAGAACACATAATTCATCAAATAGTTTATGTGTAACATCAAGATTTAATGATTCAATAAACTATTATCAAGAATATCCTAATTGTTGTCAACcaacaataaattcatttcaaataaatcaatctTCATTATCCTCAATTATGTCCACAAAAACTTCTGCAAAACAACACTCTAAATTATCTTGGACAACAGATGATAATTATTCCGAATATCTTAATTCAAATCATTCACAAAATTCATATATTCAATCTAATCGTTTGATTAACATTAATCATTCTAGTAATAAGGACAATTTAATTGAAATAGATCATAATAATCGAACAAATATTCAAGGGAATTGTAATTCTGAATTAAACTGTTGTTATACAAATTTTCAGAATAGTACTACACAATTGgaaaatataaatcatataaatactAATCCATTATTGATTTCGTTAACTTCATCTCAATCATTTTTGATGAATTCATTCAATACAACAtccataacaacaacaacaacatctgAACAAACTCCTTATTCATCTTATCATTTAACCTCAACTTCAAATAGAGTTCATCAAATAAATCAAAGAGGtgttgaacaaataaataaaatgaacaatttaCATTCATCCACAATAGCTTCAGTGACAGCTtctgcaacaacaacaacgacaacgtCTACAGTCAGTAGTTATCAGAATTTAAAAGAAAGAGAAGTATACAATTTCCCCGTACCAAATTCTCTTCATACATATATTAATCCATTTCATTCATCTAGTTCATTGTACAGTTCTTTCTTACAATCAGTTTTTGAAGAACCAACATacacatcatcattatcatcgtcatcatcatcgacatcatcatcaccatctccatccttattattatcatcgtcatcatcaacTCATCTCGGTCATTTTAATCAATTATTTGTAAATGCTGATCCTATAAGTAATAATCTAGTTGTCTGTAATATGTCAACTATGGATACTGATTGTACACCATTTGATTCATCTAATTAA